In Vicinamibacterales bacterium, a single window of DNA contains:
- a CDS encoding fumarylacetoacetate hydrolase family protein has product MDRIYRVKQGMGGRYAVERGGNLFWLRGDVFGTYEPGDEIPAGSALKFLAPVQPSIVVCIGLNYKDHAAEMKKKLPDEPLVFLKPATTVIGPDEPIRLPGWAGRIEHEAEMAVVIGKRASQVKAADAMDYILGVTCLCDVTARELQVNDVQYSRAKGFDTFAPLGPCIAVGLDPSALEIEGWVNGERRHHSNTRELIFPVPYLVEHVSRFMTLQPGDVITTGTPSGVGPLVPGDRMMVKVEGVGTLSNPCQ; this is encoded by the coding sequence ATGGATCGCATTTATCGAGTGAAGCAGGGGATGGGCGGGCGCTACGCGGTGGAGCGCGGCGGCAACCTGTTCTGGTTGCGCGGCGACGTGTTCGGCACTTACGAACCGGGCGACGAAATTCCGGCCGGGTCGGCGCTGAAGTTCCTGGCGCCGGTGCAGCCGTCGATCGTGGTGTGCATCGGCCTGAACTACAAGGACCACGCCGCGGAGATGAAGAAGAAGCTCCCGGACGAGCCGCTGGTGTTCCTGAAGCCGGCGACGACGGTGATTGGCCCGGACGAGCCGATTCGGCTCCCCGGCTGGGCCGGCCGCATCGAGCACGAGGCCGAGATGGCGGTGGTGATCGGCAAGCGCGCCTCGCAGGTCAAGGCCGCCGACGCCATGGACTACATCCTCGGTGTGACGTGCTTGTGTGACGTCACCGCGCGCGAGTTGCAGGTCAACGACGTGCAGTACTCACGCGCCAAGGGCTTCGACACTTTCGCGCCCCTCGGCCCCTGCATCGCGGTCGGCCTCGACCCGTCAGCCCTCGAGATTGAAGGCTGGGTCAACGGCGAGCGGCGCCACCACTCGAACACCCGCGAGCTGATCTTCCCGGTGCCGTACCTGGTCGAGCACGTTTCCCGGTTCATGACCCTCCAGCCCGGTGACGTGATCACGACCGGCACCCCGTCAGGCGTGGGGCCGCTGGTGCCCGGCGATCGCATGATGGTCAAGGTCGAAGGCGTCGGCACGCTCAGCAACCCGTGTCAATGA
- the hslV gene encoding ATP-dependent protease subunit HslV has protein sequence MESTFHATTILAVRRDDRAVLAGDGQVTLGNTVVKQNARKIRRLYNDSILAGFAGSAADSFALFARFEAKLEQYRGNLERSAVELAKDWRTDRALRRLEAMLIVLDQKSMFLLSGTGDLIEPDEPVIGIGSGGAFAQAAAKALMRHTAMSPREIAERSMVIASEICIYTNSNITVEEL, from the coding sequence ATGGAGTCGACGTTTCACGCCACGACGATTCTGGCCGTGCGCCGGGACGATCGGGCGGTGCTCGCCGGAGACGGCCAGGTCACCCTCGGCAACACCGTCGTCAAGCAGAACGCCCGCAAGATCCGGCGCCTCTACAACGACAGCATCCTGGCCGGCTTTGCCGGGTCGGCCGCCGATTCCTTTGCGCTGTTCGCGCGGTTCGAGGCCAAGCTTGAGCAGTACCGCGGCAACCTCGAACGGTCGGCCGTCGAACTGGCCAAGGACTGGCGCACTGATCGCGCGCTGCGCCGCCTCGAGGCCATGCTGATCGTGCTCGACCAGAAGTCGATGTTCCTGCTGTCGGGCACCGGCGACCTGATCGAGCCGGATGAGCCGGTGATCGGCATCGGCTCCGGCGGCGCGTTCGCGCAGGCCGCCGCCAAGGCGCTCATGCGGCACACCGCCATGAGCCCGCGCGAGATTGCCGAGCGGTCGATGGTGATCGCCTCAGAAATCTGCATCTACACGAACAGCAACATCACCGTCGAAGAACTGTAA
- the hslU gene encoding ATP-dependent protease ATPase subunit HslU, translating into MSIPLPERSSTFIDSLTPRQIVAELDKYVVGQAKAKRAVAIALRNRLRRQKLPAELAEDVAPKNILMIGPTGVGKTEIARRLARLAQSPFIKVEASKFTEVGYVGRDVESMVRDLVELAVSMVRDERIEEVRAKAELNTEERLLDLLLPPRPAAPDEDPGRIRDEMHDTRQRMREQLREGKLDERFVEIEVQEKSFPSIELITGSSMEEVGVNLRDMMPGMFQGRSKRRRVTVADARQRLSGEEEQKLIDMEAVAAAAVDRVEQAGIIFVDEIDKIAGREGSHGPEVSREGVQRDILPIVEGTTVNTKHGMVRTDHILFIAAGAFHVSKPSDLIPELQGRFPIRVELEALGQAEFVRILTEPKSALIKQYVALMATEGVDLKFTEDGVATIAEFATTVNERTENIGARRLHTVMERLLDEVSFDAPTLEDKSITIDAAYVRRMLADIVKNEDLSRYIL; encoded by the coding sequence ATGTCCATTCCCCTTCCCGAGCGCTCGTCCACGTTCATTGATTCGCTGACGCCACGCCAGATCGTGGCCGAGCTCGACAAGTACGTGGTCGGGCAGGCCAAGGCGAAGCGGGCCGTGGCCATCGCGCTGCGCAACCGGCTGCGACGGCAGAAGCTGCCGGCGGAGCTGGCCGAAGACGTGGCGCCCAAGAACATCCTGATGATCGGGCCGACCGGCGTCGGCAAGACCGAGATTGCGCGCCGCCTGGCGCGGCTGGCGCAATCGCCGTTCATCAAGGTCGAAGCCTCGAAGTTCACCGAGGTCGGCTACGTCGGCCGCGACGTCGAGTCGATGGTCCGCGACCTGGTGGAGCTGGCGGTCAGCATGGTCCGCGACGAGCGGATCGAGGAAGTGCGGGCCAAGGCCGAATTGAACACCGAGGAGCGGCTGCTGGACCTGCTGCTGCCGCCGCGCCCGGCCGCGCCCGACGAAGACCCCGGCCGCATTCGCGACGAGATGCACGACACCCGCCAGCGGATGCGCGAGCAGCTGCGCGAGGGCAAGCTCGACGAGCGGTTCGTCGAGATCGAGGTGCAGGAGAAGTCGTTCCCGTCGATCGAGTTGATCACCGGGTCGTCGATGGAGGAAGTCGGCGTCAACCTGCGCGACATGATGCCGGGGATGTTCCAGGGCCGCTCGAAGCGCCGGCGCGTGACGGTGGCCGACGCGCGCCAGCGGCTGAGCGGCGAGGAAGAGCAGAAGCTGATCGACATGGAGGCCGTCGCCGCGGCCGCGGTGGACCGCGTCGAGCAGGCCGGGATCATCTTCGTGGACGAGATCGACAAGATCGCCGGCCGCGAAGGCAGCCACGGTCCCGAGGTCAGCCGCGAGGGCGTGCAACGCGACATCCTGCCGATTGTCGAGGGCACTACCGTCAACACCAAGCACGGCATGGTCCGCACCGACCACATCCTGTTCATCGCCGCCGGCGCGTTTCACGTCTCGAAGCCGTCGGACTTGATCCCCGAGCTCCAGGGCCGCTTTCCGATCCGGGTCGAGCTCGAGGCGCTCGGGCAGGCCGAGTTCGTCCGCATCCTCACCGAGCCGAAGAGCGCGTTGATCAAGCAGTACGTCGCGCTGATGGCCACCGAGGGCGTGGACCTCAAGTTCACCGAAGACGGCGTCGCCACCATCGCGGAATTCGCCACCACCGTTAACGAGCGGACCGAGAACATCGGCGCCCGCCGCCTGCACACGGTGATGGAGCGGCTGCTCGACGAGGTGTCGTTCGACGCGCCAACCCTCGAGGACAAATCGATTACCATTGACGCGGCATACGTGCGCCGCATGCTCGCCGACATCGTCAAGAACGAAGACTTGTCCCGCTACATCCTGTGA
- a CDS encoding response regulator — translation MKSRGRVLVVEDDLLIAREFRDILVAGGFEVPVTVTSGADALVAAGVRHPDLVVLDIGLQGAIDGIALAVALNGRRRTPVLFVTGAADPETMARAAAVGPFAYLIKPVNPRQLCATAGFAIRRVGLNHREAGHIAGTQDFRELFDATADGVLVTDAHGCIMLANQACGQLFGYAPADLINQPVEILMPGRARLAHVAAREAFAEHPQLRPMGERAELIGLRSDGTTFPVEVGLSPLGSGKSLRVIAIIRDATERRLAQRAVEENRELARQLHRVQKQDAVGRLAGGIAHDFNNLLMVIGGYAERLLDGEDAAPRRRHLVGLKETVDRAAALTRQLLAFSRRQVLQPEIVDLNRALEATERMLSRVIGEDIRMVIRPAHELYPVKVDPSQMEQVLLNLVVNARDAMPEGGSLGIETANVFLPEPFQVGSSAAFAPPGHYVSLTVRDTGIGMDAATVSKAFEPFFSTKDPAKGTGLGLSTVYGIVKQSGGYIWLESAPGAGATVTIMLPATGERPVEAAVNEPLGPVPRGHGRVLLVEDEEPVRELVAEFLTAAGFDVVTAGDGNEGLAVLKSTAAAFDLIVSDVVLPQTSGPAFIEAARLHYPHMKALLMSGYTDGHLPLHYQAEPHTRFLQKPFSREQLLRALAELLA, via the coding sequence ATGAAATCACGAGGCCGCGTGCTGGTCGTCGAGGACGATCTGCTGATCGCGCGAGAGTTCCGCGACATTCTGGTCGCCGGCGGCTTCGAGGTACCGGTGACGGTGACCAGCGGAGCCGACGCCCTGGTCGCCGCCGGTGTCCGGCACCCCGACCTCGTCGTGCTGGACATCGGCCTCCAAGGCGCGATCGATGGCATCGCGTTGGCGGTGGCACTGAACGGCCGCCGCCGCACGCCGGTCCTGTTTGTCACCGGTGCCGCCGACCCGGAGACGATGGCTCGGGCAGCAGCCGTCGGCCCGTTCGCGTATCTGATCAAGCCGGTCAACCCCCGGCAGTTGTGCGCGACGGCGGGATTCGCCATCCGTCGCGTCGGTCTCAATCACCGCGAAGCGGGCCACATTGCCGGGACGCAAGACTTTCGCGAGTTGTTCGACGCGACCGCCGACGGCGTGCTCGTCACCGATGCGCACGGCTGCATCATGCTGGCGAACCAGGCTTGTGGGCAGCTGTTCGGATACGCACCGGCGGACCTCATCAATCAACCAGTTGAAATCCTGATGCCCGGGCGCGCGCGCCTCGCGCACGTCGCCGCGCGCGAGGCGTTCGCCGAACATCCACAGTTGAGACCGATGGGAGAGCGGGCCGAACTGATCGGGTTACGGTCCGACGGGACGACGTTCCCGGTCGAGGTCGGGTTGAGCCCGCTCGGGTCGGGCAAGTCACTGCGCGTCATTGCCATCATCAGGGACGCGACCGAGCGGCGGTTGGCGCAGCGCGCCGTCGAGGAGAACCGCGAGCTGGCGCGGCAGCTCCATCGGGTGCAGAAGCAGGACGCGGTGGGCCGCCTCGCCGGCGGGATCGCCCACGATTTCAACAACCTCCTCATGGTCATTGGCGGATACGCCGAACGGCTGCTCGACGGCGAGGATGCGGCGCCTCGCCGCCGGCACCTGGTCGGCCTCAAGGAGACCGTCGATCGGGCCGCGGCGCTCACCCGCCAGCTCCTGGCGTTCAGCCGGCGCCAGGTGCTGCAGCCGGAGATCGTCGATCTGAACAGGGCACTCGAAGCCACCGAGCGGATGCTGTCGCGTGTCATCGGCGAGGACATCCGGATGGTGATCCGGCCGGCACACGAGTTGTACCCGGTGAAGGTCGACCCCAGCCAGATGGAGCAGGTGCTGCTGAACCTCGTGGTCAACGCGCGGGATGCGATGCCGGAGGGTGGGTCGCTCGGGATCGAAACCGCCAACGTGTTCCTCCCTGAGCCATTCCAGGTCGGATCGTCGGCGGCATTCGCGCCACCAGGCCACTACGTTTCGCTGACCGTGCGTGACACCGGCATCGGCATGGATGCTGCCACCGTCAGCAAGGCCTTCGAGCCGTTCTTCTCGACGAAGGATCCGGCAAAGGGCACCGGCCTCGGCCTGTCCACGGTCTACGGCATCGTCAAGCAGAGCGGTGGATACATCTGGCTCGAGAGCGCGCCGGGCGCGGGTGCGACGGTCACCATCATGCTGCCGGCCACCGGCGAGCGGCCCGTGGAGGCGGCGGTCAACGAACCGCTGGGGCCCGTTCCCCGCGGACACGGCCGCGTGCTCCTGGTCGAAGACGAAGAGCCGGTGCGCGAGCTGGTTGCCGAATTCCTGACCGCGGCCGGGTTTGACGTGGTGACCGCCGGAGACGGCAACGAAGGCCTCGCCGTGCTCAAGTCAACCGCCGCCGCCTTCGACCTCATCGTCAGCGATGTCGTGTTGCCTCAGACCAGCGGTCCGGCCTTCATCGAGGCGGCTCGCCTCCACTACCCGCACATGAAGGCGTTGTTGATGTCCGGCTACACCGACGGCCACCTCCCTCTTCACTACCAGGCGGAGCCCCACACGCGTTTTCTCCAGAAGCCGTTCAGCCGCGAGCAGTTGCTGAGGGCCCTGGCCGAACTGCTGGCTTGA
- a CDS encoding acyl-CoA carboxylase subunit beta, whose amino-acid sequence MNPIDRLRERERLAELGGGEARLQKQHEQGKLTARERMTRLFDPGTFEEVDKLVTHRCQDFGMEQQIVPGDGVVTGHGRIHGRVAYAFAQDFTVFGGSLSETNAAKICKVMDMAVRNGAPVIGLNDSGGARIQEGVVSLGGYSDIFLRNTLASGVVPQISAIMGPCAGGAVYSPAITDFIVMVKQTSYMFVTGPDVIKTVTHEDVSKEDLGGAMTHNEKSGVAHFAVEDDAECLALIRELLSFMPGNNLDDPPRKPTDDPADREDDALDTLVPASPNQPYDMLDLIHTIADDGYFLEVHQHYARNMLVGFARLGGRPVGIVANQPAYLAGTLDINASVKGARFVRFCDAFNIPLITFEDVPGFLPGTVQEYGGIIRHGAKLLYAFAEATVPKITVITRKAYGGAYCVMASKHLRTDFNYAWPSAEIAVMGAEGAVNILYKREIEKAADPAATRAQKIAEFRERFASPYVAAERGYVDEVILPRTTRAKLVQALATLDHKRDKNPPKKHGNIPL is encoded by the coding sequence ATGAACCCGATCGATCGGCTGCGGGAACGCGAACGCCTCGCCGAACTGGGCGGCGGCGAAGCGCGGCTGCAGAAGCAGCACGAGCAGGGCAAGCTGACCGCGCGCGAGCGCATGACGCGGCTGTTCGATCCCGGCACCTTCGAGGAAGTGGACAAGCTGGTCACGCACCGCTGCCAGGACTTCGGCATGGAGCAGCAGATCGTGCCGGGCGACGGCGTGGTCACCGGCCACGGCCGCATCCACGGCCGCGTCGCCTACGCCTTCGCGCAGGACTTCACCGTGTTCGGCGGCTCGCTCTCGGAGACCAACGCCGCGAAGATCTGCAAGGTGATGGACATGGCGGTGCGCAACGGCGCGCCGGTGATCGGCCTCAACGACTCCGGCGGCGCCCGCATCCAGGAAGGCGTGGTGTCGCTGGGCGGTTACTCCGACATCTTCCTGCGCAACACCCTGGCCTCCGGCGTGGTGCCGCAGATCTCCGCAATCATGGGCCCGTGCGCCGGCGGCGCCGTCTACTCGCCGGCCATCACCGACTTCATCGTGATGGTCAAGCAGACCAGCTACATGTTCGTGACCGGTCCCGACGTGATCAAGACCGTGACCCACGAGGACGTCAGCAAGGAAGACCTCGGCGGCGCGATGACGCACAACGAGAAGAGCGGCGTGGCGCACTTCGCGGTGGAAGACGACGCCGAATGCCTGGCGCTGATCCGCGAGCTGCTGTCGTTCATGCCCGGCAACAACCTGGACGACCCACCCCGCAAGCCGACCGACGACCCCGCCGACCGCGAAGACGACGCCCTCGACACGCTGGTGCCGGCCTCGCCCAACCAGCCCTACGACATGCTCGACCTCATCCACACCATTGCCGATGACGGCTACTTCCTCGAAGTGCATCAGCACTACGCGCGGAACATGCTGGTGGGGTTCGCGCGGCTCGGCGGCCGTCCGGTCGGCATCGTCGCCAATCAGCCGGCTTACCTCGCCGGCACGCTCGACATCAATGCCTCGGTGAAGGGCGCGCGCTTCGTCCGCTTCTGCGACGCCTTCAACATCCCGCTGATCACCTTCGAGGACGTGCCCGGCTTCCTGCCCGGCACCGTGCAGGAGTACGGCGGCATCATCCGCCACGGTGCCAAGCTGCTGTACGCGTTCGCGGAAGCGACGGTGCCGAAGATCACCGTGATCACGCGCAAGGCCTACGGCGGCGCTTACTGCGTGATGGCCAGCAAGCACCTCCGCACCGACTTCAACTACGCGTGGCCGAGCGCGGAGATTGCGGTGATGGGCGCCGAAGGCGCCGTCAACATCCTCTACAAACGCGAGATCGAGAAGGCCGCCGACCCGGCGGCGACGCGCGCGCAGAAGATCGCGGAGTTCCGCGAGCGGTTTGCCAGCCCGTACGTGGCCGCCGAACGCGGATACGTGGATGAAGTAATCCTGCCGAGGACGACGCGCGCCAAGCTCGTGCAGGCGCTCGCCACCCTCGATCACAAGCGCGACAAGAACCCGCCCAAAAAACATGGAAACATTCCGCTCTAG
- a CDS encoding sigma-70 family RNA polymerase sigma factor — protein sequence MVATDEELVARSMAGDAESFNQLVLRWERPIYALAYRVIGRDEDARDVAQETFLRAFRALPGFKGQAKFSSWLYRIALNLCRDWIRRKKRTPVVDLPEGADVIEMAAEQGPVESIEDLVSRHEMSRIVAEGMELLPEEQRTAIVLKEYHGLTFQEIADLQGCPLSTVKTRLYQGLSVLRKHLESRGMTSFQSGRAS from the coding sequence ATGGTAGCGACAGACGAGGAGCTCGTTGCCCGGTCCATGGCCGGCGACGCCGAGAGCTTCAACCAGCTGGTTTTGCGCTGGGAACGGCCGATCTATGCCTTGGCGTATCGCGTCATCGGCCGCGACGAAGACGCCCGGGACGTGGCTCAGGAGACCTTTCTCCGGGCCTTCCGGGCCCTGCCCGGGTTCAAAGGCCAGGCGAAATTTTCCTCCTGGCTGTACAGAATCGCCCTGAACCTGTGCCGGGACTGGATCCGGCGGAAGAAGCGGACCCCGGTCGTTGACCTGCCCGAAGGGGCCGACGTCATCGAAATGGCGGCCGAGCAGGGGCCGGTCGAGTCGATCGAAGACCTGGTGTCGCGGCACGAAATGAGCCGCATCGTGGCCGAGGGCATGGAACTGCTGCCGGAAGAGCAGCGCACCGCCATCGTGCTGAAGGAGTACCACGGCCTGACGTTTCAGGAGATTGCCGACTTGCAGGGGTGCCCGCTGAGCACCGTCAAGACGCGGTTGTACCAAGGCTTGAGCGTGCTGCGTAAGCACCTGGAGAGCCGCGGGATGACCAGTTTTCAGAGTGGAAGAGCATCATGA
- a CDS encoding response regulator: MKRINPTVVIVEDEWAIAKDLQQSLQRAGFSVLGLAGSGREALEQIERHKPSLVIMDIGLSGDLDGVQVASRIASGGDIPIVYVTGHVDAATLERVASTNVMGYVLKPFNDRQLHCVATLAIRKAVARSRLARASQRSEAMEAGLQNIATVLREIGVEPTTSWQSDPDVATLTRRERDIMTRLVNNARVSTIAQAVSLSPHTVRNHLKNIYRKLDVHSQGELIEWARRRG; the protein is encoded by the coding sequence TTGAAAAGAATCAATCCGACCGTCGTGATCGTGGAAGACGAGTGGGCCATCGCCAAGGACCTGCAGCAGAGTCTGCAGCGAGCTGGCTTCTCGGTCCTTGGGCTGGCGGGGTCTGGCCGCGAGGCACTGGAACAGATCGAGCGTCACAAGCCGAGCCTGGTGATCATGGACATCGGGCTGAGCGGCGATCTCGACGGTGTTCAGGTCGCTTCCCGGATCGCGAGCGGCGGTGACATCCCGATCGTCTACGTGACCGGACATGTCGACGCCGCAACGCTCGAGCGGGTGGCCTCAACCAACGTCATGGGCTACGTGCTCAAGCCGTTCAACGACCGGCAACTGCACTGTGTTGCCACGCTCGCCATCCGGAAGGCAGTGGCGCGGTCGCGGTTGGCCCGCGCCTCGCAGCGCAGCGAGGCGATGGAAGCGGGCCTCCAGAACATCGCGACTGTGCTCAGGGAGATCGGCGTCGAACCCACCACCTCCTGGCAGTCCGACCCTGATGTCGCCACCCTGACGCGGAGGGAGCGCGACATCATGACCCGCCTGGTCAACAACGCGCGGGTCTCGACGATCGCCCAAGCCGTCAGCTTGAGCCCGCACACCGTGCGCAATCACCTCAAGAACATCTATCGCAAGCTGGACGTCCATTCGCAGGGCGAGCTCATCGAATGGGCGCGACGACGCGGCTAG
- a CDS encoding amino acid permease, which yields MASPAAASSLERRLGPLDAAAIIVSNVIGGGILFTPPLIAAGVPNPWLFLGIWIAGGALAFCGATAYAELAALRPRAGGEYVYLRAAYGNLAGFLTGWVSFVAGFAGAIAATSVVLVFYLDRFFPGAADHTPFFVIPIPGFPLTVSRRTLVAIAAVVALSYVHYRGVGPGRLLMNFLAVLKVSALMIFIAAGFSIGAGSTANLQQVAGPVAASSWMLALLAVMFTYSGWNAASYMAEEIRDPGRNVPKALALGTGAVIVIYVLLNTLYLYVMPVGELAKVQSSVLDVVADKVLGSAAGNIMGVVSIISLLASVSANIFAGPRVYYAMARDSVFFPAAAKVHPVYRTPSVAIIAQAIWASILIMWGGADTLTTYTGFAVTLFSTIAVAAVFVLRNREPNAERPFSAWGYPFTPALFVIVGTATVINGVFSAPYTTLAGLAVMAAGIPLYLYFGRKRST from the coding sequence ATGGCGAGCCCCGCTGCTGCTTCCTCACTCGAACGCCGCCTCGGTCCGCTTGACGCGGCGGCGATCATCGTCTCCAACGTCATCGGCGGCGGCATCCTCTTCACCCCTCCCCTCATCGCGGCGGGCGTGCCCAACCCGTGGTTGTTCCTCGGCATCTGGATCGCCGGCGGCGCGCTGGCGTTCTGTGGCGCCACCGCCTACGCGGAACTGGCGGCGCTGCGGCCTAGGGCCGGCGGCGAGTACGTCTACCTGCGCGCCGCCTACGGCAACCTCGCCGGCTTCCTGACCGGCTGGGTGTCCTTCGTCGCCGGCTTTGCCGGCGCCATTGCCGCCACCTCGGTTGTTCTCGTCTTCTACCTGGATCGCTTCTTCCCGGGCGCCGCCGATCACACGCCGTTCTTCGTCATTCCCATTCCCGGCTTCCCGCTGACCGTGTCGCGGCGCACGCTCGTCGCCATCGCCGCGGTCGTGGCGTTGTCGTACGTGCACTACCGCGGCGTCGGCCCCGGCCGCCTGCTGATGAACTTCCTGGCCGTGCTCAAGGTGTCGGCGTTGATGATCTTCATCGCCGCCGGCTTCTCGATCGGCGCGGGCTCCACCGCCAACCTGCAACAGGTGGCCGGCCCGGTTGCCGCGTCGTCCTGGATGCTGGCGTTGCTCGCCGTGATGTTCACCTACTCGGGGTGGAACGCCGCGTCGTACATGGCGGAAGAGATCCGCGACCCCGGCCGCAACGTGCCCAAGGCGCTGGCCCTGGGCACCGGCGCGGTGATCGTGATCTACGTGCTGCTGAACACGCTGTACCTCTATGTCATGCCGGTTGGTGAACTGGCCAAGGTGCAGAGCAGCGTGCTCGACGTGGTGGCCGACAAGGTGCTGGGCTCCGCGGCCGGCAACATCATGGGCGTGGTCTCGATCATCAGCCTGCTGGCGAGCGTCAGCGCGAACATTTTCGCCGGGCCGCGCGTGTACTACGCGATGGCGCGCGACAGCGTCTTCTTCCCGGCCGCCGCCAAGGTCCACCCGGTCTACCGCACGCCGTCGGTCGCGATCATCGCGCAGGCGATCTGGGCCAGCATCCTGATCATGTGGGGCGGGGCCGATACCCTGACGACCTATACCGGCTTTGCGGTCACGCTGTTTTCCACCATCGCGGTCGCCGCCGTCTTCGTGCTGCGCAACCGCGAACCGAACGCCGAGCGCCCGTTCAGCGCCTGGGGGTATCCGTTCACGCCGGCCCTGTTCGTGATCGTCGGCACCGCCACCGTGATCAACGGCGTCTTCTCGGCGCCCTATACCACGCTGGCCGGTCTTGCCGTGATGGCCGCCGGCATCCCGCTGTATCTCTACTTCGGGCGGAAGCGCTCGACCTAG
- a CDS encoding PAS domain S-box protein, whose protein sequence is MAAPNPPRDSQSTESLTRTCEGVLNAVPDGIAVVDSAGRMLLANTQLAGMFGYAPGELTGVEVEVLMPEALRGPHQLSRERYEARPKICVMASGRDLMGRRKDSSEFAIEVSLSPLRTPNELLVIASVRDVSVRRNANAELRSLLDTSNLLRKELHHRTKNNLQVMSSLLNLRKTTIADPDAAAALEKTRDQVRAMALVHDLLWQAESRAPEGFQQFGSARVNLQEYGWRLIEEIQHTHDIDPALVRFHTHLERVDVSFDTATRLGLIVNELISNSLEHAFPEGSGDVTVTLTRSGDGASFQLTVADNGIGLPPDLAERRQQAMGLQLVESLVEQSGGTIAVDGAPGTTVAIRLSNLT, encoded by the coding sequence ATGGCGGCGCCGAATCCCCCTAGAGACTCGCAGTCAACCGAATCCCTCACCCGCACCTGTGAAGGCGTCCTCAATGCGGTCCCGGACGGCATTGCCGTGGTCGATTCAGCCGGTCGCATGTTGCTCGCGAACACGCAACTGGCCGGCATGTTCGGCTATGCGCCCGGCGAATTGACCGGCGTCGAGGTCGAAGTGCTCATGCCCGAGGCGCTGCGCGGTCCGCACCAGTTGAGCCGCGAACGCTACGAAGCGCGGCCAAAGATCTGCGTCATGGCCTCTGGACGCGACCTGATGGGCCGCCGCAAGGACAGCTCCGAGTTCGCCATCGAGGTCAGCCTGAGTCCCCTCCGCACGCCCAACGAACTGCTCGTCATCGCCAGCGTCCGCGATGTCTCGGTACGCCGGAACGCAAACGCCGAACTCCGATCGTTGCTCGACACCAGCAACCTGCTGCGCAAGGAACTTCACCACCGCACCAAGAACAACCTGCAAGTGATGTCGAGCCTGCTCAACCTTCGCAAGACGACGATCGCGGATCCGGACGCGGCGGCCGCACTCGAGAAGACGCGAGACCAGGTACGCGCCATGGCCCTGGTCCACGACCTGCTCTGGCAGGCGGAGAGCCGCGCTCCCGAGGGCTTCCAGCAATTCGGCTCCGCCCGCGTCAACTTGCAGGAATACGGCTGGCGGCTGATCGAGGAGATCCAACACACCCACGACATCGATCCCGCCCTGGTGCGGTTTCACACCCATCTGGAGCGGGTTGACGTGTCATTTGACACCGCCACCCGCCTCGGCCTGATCGTCAACGAGCTCATTTCGAACAGCCTCGAGCATGCGTTTCCGGAAGGCTCGGGAGACGTGACGGTGACGCTCACGCGGTCCGGCGACGGCGCCTCGTTCCAGCTGACTGTTGCCGACAACGGCATCGGGCTGCCGCCGGACCTCGCCGAGCGCCGGCAGCAGGCGATGGGGTTGCAGCTGGTCGAGAGCCTGGTCGAACAGTCGGGCGGCACGATCGCGGTCGATGGCGCGCCGGGGACGACCGTCGCCATCCGCCTGAGCAACCTCACGTGA
- a CDS encoding zf-HC2 domain-containing protein, whose amino-acid sequence MSLMFACDKGALVAYLYDEVGAPERLKFENHLRECAACAAEVAALSGVRTELSQWAPPDAELGFTIAQKSVASKPADVLRPAQWWNTVPAWAQAAAAVLVLAVGAAIANVQVRSGPDGFVVSTGWMSPAGATSTAGAPPAAAAVAPDEQWKTALISLEQQLREEIRATRETGTVRAASRSEADGATLTRVRELLEASETRQKRELALRVTQLTRDMDIQRRVDLLRVEQAIGHTGVEMAKQRQQLNYVLRASTTPQQ is encoded by the coding sequence ATGAGCCTCATGTTCGCCTGTGACAAGGGCGCCCTGGTCGCCTACCTCTACGACGAGGTGGGCGCCCCGGAACGCCTGAAGTTCGAGAATCACCTGCGCGAGTGCGCCGCCTGCGCCGCCGAGGTCGCCGCGCTGTCGGGCGTGCGAACCGAGTTGTCGCAGTGGGCGCCGCCCGACGCCGAACTCGGCTTCACCATCGCCCAGAAGTCCGTGGCCTCGAAGCCGGCCGACGTGCTTCGCCCCGCGCAGTGGTGGAACACGGTACCGGCGTGGGCGCAAGCCGCGGCGGCCGTGCTGGTGCTGGCGGTGGGCGCCGCGATCGCCAACGTCCAGGTCAGGTCGGGGCCGGACGGGTTTGTCGTGTCTACCGGCTGGATGAGCCCGGCCGGGGCCACGTCCACGGCTGGCGCGCCGCCGGCGGCCGCCGCGGTGGCCCCCGACGAGCAGTGGAAGACCGCGCTTATCAGCCTCGAGCAGCAACTGCGTGAAGAAATCCGCGCGACCCGGGAGACCGGAACGGTCCGCGCGGCGTCGAGATCAGAAGCGGACGGTGCCACCCTGACGCGCGTGCGCGAGCTGCTCGAAGCGAGCGAGACGCGGCAGAAGCGCGAGCTGGCGCTGCGCGTGACCCAGCTCACGCGCGACATGGACATCCAGCGCCGCGTCGACCTGCTGCGCGTCGAACAGGCCATTGGCCACACCGGCGTGGAGATGGCGAAGCAACGGCAGCAGTTGAATTACGTGCTGCGGGCGTCAACGACGCCGCAGCAATAG